Proteins co-encoded in one Sulfurimonas sp. HSL1-2 genomic window:
- the grpE gene encoding nucleotide exchange factor GrpE has product MSQEENKQNSEETLPNDEEMIEEMVSEEAEEVGSDLERVQMELDQLKDKYTRVHADFDNIKKRLEREKYQALEYAQEKFAKDLIPVVDSLEMAVKAADAEGMEAAELLAKVKEGVELTMKQFLSALEKHGIKAVGEEEPFDPNVHHAVQQVDSPDHESGEIVSTFQKGYKYKERTLRDAMVVIAN; this is encoded by the coding sequence ATGTCTCAGGAAGAAAACAAGCAAAACAGTGAAGAAACTTTGCCCAATGATGAAGAAATGATTGAGGAGATGGTTTCCGAAGAGGCGGAAGAGGTCGGTTCGGACCTTGAACGTGTTCAGATGGAACTCGATCAGCTCAAAGATAAATATACGCGGGTCCACGCGGACTTCGACAATATCAAAAAACGTCTGGAACGCGAAAAATACCAGGCGCTCGAATATGCCCAGGAGAAGTTCGCGAAAGACCTGATCCCGGTCGTCGACTCGCTGGAGATGGCCGTCAAGGCCGCCGATGCCGAAGGGATGGAAGCCGCCGAGCTTCTGGCCAAGGTGAAAGAGGGTGTCGAACTGACGATGAAGCAGTTCCTCAGCGCGCTTGAGAAACACGGCATTAAGGCGGTAGGCGAAGAGGAGCCGTTCGACCCGAACGTCCACCACGCGGTACAGCAGGTGGACAGCCCGGACCACGAGAGCGGTGAAATCGTCAGTACCTTCCAGAAGGGGTACAAGTACAAAGAGCGGACATTGCGCGATGCAATGGTCGTCATTGCAAATTGA
- a CDS encoding MFS transporter, with amino-acid sequence MKHYIALLKNEPLLRRISFIQLIAYFGAWFSNVAIFTLLLGLGASPLVVATVAALHFLPGVLQAPFSGALIDKIAPKRLMLALLLIEIVTTLPLILIDDAAHLWLLFVLVFVRMGASSFYFTLEMALLPRFLKASALKHANELHSIIWSVSYTVGMALSGIAVYYLGVKTAFLADAALFAVAFALLLPAVFPPHKVRETDRYLALLSQSVGYLKRNPLTLHLIILHAFVGFTAFDGLVPLAAEAYYLPAVAAPLAIGLTHAFRALGLVGGPLLLGRWITVRRLPLLLLLQALSILVWAMALPHFYLALAASILVGLSTTTIWSFTYTLLQHHTEEAYYGRVIAYNDMIFLLTVSAVSFLIGVLVEWGMGLQGVMALLGLAFVVSALYFRWISRRFDLEDPGV; translated from the coding sequence GTGAAACACTACATCGCCCTGTTGAAAAACGAACCGCTGCTGCGGCGCATCTCCTTTATCCAGCTTATCGCCTATTTCGGGGCCTGGTTCAGCAACGTAGCCATCTTTACCCTGCTGCTGGGGCTCGGCGCATCCCCCCTCGTCGTCGCCACCGTCGCGGCGCTGCACTTTCTGCCCGGGGTCCTGCAGGCCCCCTTCTCCGGGGCACTCATCGACAAGATCGCCCCGAAACGGCTGATGCTTGCCCTGCTGCTGATCGAGATCGTCACGACCCTGCCGCTGATACTGATCGACGACGCCGCGCACCTCTGGCTGCTTTTCGTGCTGGTCTTCGTGCGCATGGGGGCTTCGAGCTTCTACTTTACCCTGGAGATGGCGCTGCTGCCGCGCTTTCTGAAGGCCTCGGCGCTCAAGCACGCCAATGAACTGCACTCCATCATCTGGTCCGTCTCCTACACGGTCGGGATGGCGCTCAGCGGCATTGCCGTCTACTACCTCGGCGTCAAGACCGCCTTCCTTGCCGACGCCGCCCTCTTCGCCGTCGCGTTCGCACTGCTGCTGCCCGCCGTTTTTCCCCCGCACAAAGTGCGCGAAACGGATCGCTATCTTGCACTCCTCTCGCAGAGCGTCGGTTACCTCAAACGCAACCCCCTGACCCTGCATCTCATCATTCTGCATGCTTTTGTCGGTTTTACAGCCTTTGACGGCCTGGTCCCGCTCGCTGCGGAGGCCTATTACCTCCCGGCCGTCGCCGCGCCGCTGGCCATCGGGCTAACCCACGCTTTCCGCGCCCTGGGGCTGGTGGGCGGCCCGCTGCTGCTGGGGCGCTGGATCACCGTCAGAAGGCTTCCCCTGTTGCTGCTGCTGCAGGCCCTCTCCATTCTTGTCTGGGCGATGGCACTGCCTCACTTTTACCTGGCGCTTGCCGCCTCGATCCTTGTCGGCCTCAGCACGACGACCATCTGGTCATTTACCTATACCCTGCTGCAGCACCATACCGAAGAGGCCTACTACGGCCGTGTCATTGCCTATAATGACATGATCTTCCTGCTGACGGTATCTGCCGTCTCTTTTCTTATCGGTGTCCTGGTGGAGTGGGGGATGGGGCTGCAGGGTGTCATGGCCCTGCTGGGGCTTGCTTTTGTCGTTTCGGCGCTCTACTTCAGATGGATCAGCCGCCGCTTTGACCTGGAGGACCCGGGCGTGTAA
- the dnaK gene encoding molecular chaperone DnaK, with translation MSKVIGIDLGTTNSAVAVYEGGEAKIIPNKEGKNTTPSVVAFTDKGEVLVGDPAKRQAITNPEKTIYSVKRIMGLMMNEEKAKEAHDKVTYKIVDKNGMAAVDVAGKVYTPQEISAKILAKLKEDAESYLGQPVTDAVITVPAYFNDAQRKATKEAGTIAGLNVLRIINEPTASALAYGLDKKGEENVLVYDLGGGTFDVTTLEIAEGTFEVLSTDGNAFLGGDDFDNRIVDFLAGEFKSENGIDLKADKMALQRLKDAAESAKKELSSASETEINLPFITADATGPKHLVVKLTRAKFEGMIDDLIKETMTHINVALKDADLDKGEIKEVIMVGGSIRVPLAQQKVSEYFGGKELNKSVNPDEVVALGAAIQGGVLRGDVKDVLLLDVTPLSLGIETLGGVATKIIEKGTTIPVKKSQVFSTAEDNQPAVSIHVVQGEREFAKDNKSLGMFELTDIPAAPRGVPQIEVTFDIDANGILTVSASDKGTGKRQEIKITGSSGLSEEEINKMVQDAESHKAEDEKRKELVDLRNQADAMIAQTEKAMKEAGENIDAGDKANIESAISALKETLKDESATKEQIEEKLKTLTEASHKLAEQMYKQEQGGAAASEGAKKADDDVIDAEIE, from the coding sequence ATGAGTAAAGTAATCGGTATTGACCTTGGTACAACAAACTCCGCAGTAGCAGTCTATGAAGGCGGCGAAGCGAAAATCATCCCGAACAAAGAGGGTAAGAATACGACGCCTTCCGTCGTTGCCTTCACGGATAAGGGCGAAGTACTCGTCGGTGACCCGGCAAAACGCCAGGCGATCACGAACCCGGAGAAAACGATCTACTCCGTCAAGCGTATCATGGGTCTCATGATGAATGAAGAGAAGGCCAAAGAGGCGCACGACAAAGTCACCTACAAGATCGTCGACAAAAACGGTATGGCTGCCGTTGACGTTGCCGGCAAAGTGTACACGCCGCAGGAGATCTCCGCGAAGATCCTGGCCAAACTGAAAGAGGATGCTGAGTCTTACCTCGGCCAGCCGGTCACCGACGCGGTTATCACCGTTCCGGCCTACTTCAACGACGCCCAGCGTAAAGCGACGAAGGAAGCGGGAACGATCGCGGGCCTGAACGTCCTGCGTATCATCAACGAACCGACGGCGTCCGCGCTGGCATACGGTCTGGACAAAAAAGGCGAAGAGAACGTCCTGGTTTATGACCTGGGCGGCGGTACGTTCGACGTCACGACGCTCGAGATCGCGGAAGGGACTTTCGAGGTTCTCTCCACGGACGGTAACGCCTTCCTCGGCGGCGACGACTTCGACAACCGTATCGTCGACTTCCTTGCCGGCGAGTTCAAGTCCGAAAACGGCATCGACCTCAAAGCGGACAAGATGGCGCTCCAGCGCCTCAAAGACGCGGCGGAATCGGCGAAAAAAGAGCTCTCTTCCGCCTCTGAAACGGAGATCAACCTTCCGTTTATCACGGCGGACGCGACAGGCCCGAAACACCTCGTCGTAAAACTGACCCGCGCGAAGTTCGAAGGGATGATCGACGATCTCATCAAAGAGACGATGACGCACATCAACGTCGCACTCAAAGATGCGGACCTCGACAAAGGCGAGATCAAAGAGGTCATCATGGTCGGCGGTTCCATCCGCGTCCCGCTGGCGCAGCAGAAGGTCTCCGAGTACTTCGGCGGCAAAGAGCTGAACAAATCGGTCAACCCGGACGAAGTCGTCGCCCTCGGTGCGGCGATCCAGGGCGGGGTCCTGCGCGGTGACGTCAAAGACGTCCTGCTGCTCGACGTTACACCGCTCTCCCTCGGTATCGAGACCCTCGGCGGCGTCGCGACGAAGATCATCGAGAAGGGAACGACGATCCCGGTCAAGAAGTCCCAGGTCTTCTCCACGGCCGAAGACAACCAGCCGGCGGTCTCCATCCACGTCGTCCAGGGTGAGCGCGAGTTCGCGAAGGACAACAAGTCCCTCGGTATGTTCGAACTGACCGACATTCCGGCGGCACCGCGCGGCGTTCCGCAGATCGAAGTCACCTTCGATATCGACGCCAACGGTATCCTGACCGTTTCCGCGTCCGACAAAGGCACGGGCAAACGCCAGGAGATCAAGATCACCGGTTCGTCAGGGCTCTCCGAAGAGGAGATCAACAAGATGGTTCAGGACGCCGAGTCGCATAAAGCGGAAGACGAGAAGCGCAAAGAGCTTGTCGACCTGCGCAACCAGGCGGACGCGATGATCGCCCAGACGGAAAAAGCGATGAAAGAGGCGGGCGAGAACATCGACGCCGGCGACAAAGCCAACATTGAAAGCGCGATCAGTGCCCTCAAAGAGACGCTCAAGGACGAAAGCGCGACCAAAGAGCAGATCGAAGAGAAGCTCAAGACGCTGACGGAAGCAAGCCACAAACTGGCCGAGCAGATGTACAAGCAGGAACAGGGCGGTGCCGCGGCTTCCGAAGGTGCCAAGAAAGCCGACGACGACGTCATCGACGCCGAAATCGAATAA